The following coding sequences lie in one Clostridiisalibacter paucivorans DSM 22131 genomic window:
- a CDS encoding MATE family efflux transporter: MMDIDLTKGKINTHIKNISIPASIGMLFNTLFNVVDTIFGGKISTNALAGMSLSFPIFFIVISLSSGIGTGSTALISNALGEKDTNKYNHYGYNGLVIGIFFSIVITILGKIISPYLFTILSEEKTTYIYGIDYINIIFYGSIFFVLNAILNAMLSSQGDTRSYRNFLIIGFLLNLLLDPLFILGWVGLPRLGTMGIALATVIVQFVGTIYLAYRVYKSQMFDIKEFLNAKFSIKVCIEILKQGIPASLNMMTIALGVFVINYFASKYGGDVSVAAYGAAVRIEQLALLPALGLNTAALTISGQNYGGKEYGRIIEVYKRTLLYGVTIMTIGMVVIYPLADILVSIFTDDLQLINIGTEYLRIEFWAFNTYVLLNISISILQGMKKPFWAIYVGLYRQILMPIIVFYAFGTLLGMGIYGVWWGIVVINWSAAIITVLYTLYKLIGLKKEIK; encoded by the coding sequence ATGATGGATATAGACTTAACTAAAGGCAAAATTAATACCCATATCAAGAACATATCTATACCTGCTAGTATAGGAATGCTTTTCAATACCTTGTTTAATGTAGTGGATACTATTTTTGGAGGAAAAATAAGTACAAATGCATTGGCTGGTATGTCCTTGTCATTCCCTATATTTTTCATTGTTATTTCTTTGAGTTCTGGCATAGGAACTGGTTCAACAGCCCTTATATCTAATGCACTGGGAGAAAAGGATACTAATAAATATAATCATTATGGATATAATGGATTAGTTATAGGGATTTTTTTCTCTATAGTCATTACAATATTGGGGAAAATCATTTCTCCATACCTATTTACTATATTGAGTGAAGAAAAAACTACATATATTTATGGGATTGATTATATAAATATTATATTTTATGGTTCAATATTTTTTGTATTAAATGCCATATTGAATGCTATGTTGTCATCCCAAGGAGATACTAGATCTTATAGAAATTTTTTGATTATAGGATTTTTGTTGAACTTATTATTGGATCCACTTTTTATACTGGGATGGGTAGGATTACCAAGGTTAGGGACTATGGGTATAGCCTTAGCTACTGTTATAGTTCAATTTGTAGGTACTATATATCTTGCTTATAGGGTATATAAAAGTCAGATGTTTGATATAAAGGAGTTTCTAAATGCAAAGTTTTCTATTAAAGTATGTATAGAAATACTTAAACAAGGAATCCCTGCTAGCCTTAATATGATGACAATAGCTTTAGGAGTATTTGTAATTAACTATTTTGCAAGTAAATATGGTGGGGATGTATCAGTAGCTGCCTATGGAGCTGCTGTTAGGATAGAACAATTGGCATTATTGCCTGCATTGGGATTAAATACTGCAGCGTTGACTATATCGGGTCAGAATTATGGGGGCAAAGAATATGGTAGAATTATAGAGGTATATAAAAGGACTTTATTATATGGTGTTACAATTATGACCATTGGAATGGTAGTCATATATCCACTGGCAGATATACTAGTTTCAATTTTTACAGATGATTTACAATTAATAAATATTGGGACAGAGTATTTAAGGATAGAGTTTTGGGCATTTAATACATATGTATTACTTAATATATCTATATCAATATTGCAAGGAATGAAAAAGCCTTTTTGGGCTATATATGTAGGGCTTTATAGACAAATTTTAATGCCCATTATAGTATTCTATGCCTTTGGAACATTACTTGGAATGGGTATCTATGGTGTGTGGTGGGGAATAGTAGTCATAAATTGGTCAGCAGCAATTATTACTGTTTTGTATACATTGTATAAATTGATAGGACTTAAAAAGGAAATAAAATAA
- the pflB gene encoding formate C-acetyltransferase, translated as MKKAWRGFKEGDWIKNIDVRGFIQKNYTPYEGDEGFLEGLSGKSRDLWSKCEDLLKKELKKGVLDIDTENISGIDSFAPGYIDKDNEVILGLQTDQPLKRMINPFGGIRMVKSALESYGYELDKDKDDIFNKYRKTHNQGVFDVYTDEMKRARSAGLLTGLPDAYGRGRIIGDYRRLPLYGIDYLIEKKKEDFEDLSGFMSEELIRHREEVKEQIKALYKIKKMAADYGIDISKPAENAREAVQYLYFGYLAGIKENNGAAMSLGRTSTFIDIYISRDLELGTITELEAQEIIDQFVIKLRLARHLRTPEYNELFAGDPNWITEVIGGMGINGKTLVTKTSFRFLNTLNNLGPAPEPNMTILWSEKLPESFKKYCAKMSIISDSIQYENDDIMRPVYGDDYGIACCVSAMGIGKEMQFFGARCNLAKSLLYAINGGIDEKTNVEIIEGIDKIDDDILDYEKVKNNYFKVLEYVAELYVNTMNIIHYMHDKYAYEAGQMALHDTDVKRIMAFGVAGLSVVADSLSAIKYGEVRPHKKDDIAVGFDIKGDFPKYGNDDDRVDDIAVEVLKKFSNELKKHNAYRGARHTLSVLTITSNVVYGKKTGATPDGRDAGEPFAPGANPMHGRDENGALASLNSVAKIPYRDVCEDGVSNTFSIVPEALGNDDMAKVNNLVAILDGYFVQGAHHLNVNVLNKEILVDAMENPEKYPTLTIRVSGYAVNFNRLTREQQLEVIKRTFHKAV; from the coding sequence ATGAAAAAGGCATGGAGAGGTTTCAAAGAGGGAGATTGGATTAAAAATATAGATGTGAGAGGTTTTATTCAAAAAAACTACACACCCTATGAGGGTGATGAAGGGTTTTTAGAAGGCTTGTCAGGAAAAAGCAGAGATTTATGGTCAAAATGTGAAGATTTGCTCAAGAAAGAGTTGAAAAAAGGTGTATTGGATATAGATACAGAAAATATCTCTGGTATTGATAGTTTTGCACCTGGATATATAGATAAAGATAACGAAGTTATATTAGGACTCCAGACAGATCAGCCTTTAAAAAGGATGATAAATCCCTTTGGAGGTATTCGAATGGTCAAGTCTGCACTTGAATCCTATGGATATGAATTGGATAAAGATAAGGATGATATATTTAATAAGTATAGAAAGACACATAATCAGGGTGTATTTGATGTATATACTGATGAAATGAAGAGAGCCAGAAGTGCAGGACTTCTTACAGGTCTTCCCGATGCATATGGAAGGGGTAGAATCATAGGAGATTATAGAAGGTTACCTTTATATGGTATAGATTATTTGATTGAAAAAAAGAAGGAAGATTTTGAGGACTTAAGTGGATTCATGAGTGAGGAACTTATAAGGCATAGAGAGGAAGTAAAGGAACAGATTAAGGCCCTTTATAAGATAAAAAAAATGGCAGCAGATTATGGCATAGATATATCTAAACCAGCAGAAAATGCAAGGGAAGCTGTACAATATTTATATTTTGGATATCTAGCAGGTATTAAGGAGAATAATGGTGCAGCCATGTCGTTGGGTAGGACTAGTACATTTATAGACATATATATAAGTAGAGATTTAGAATTAGGAACAATAACTGAGTTAGAGGCACAAGAGATAATAGATCAATTTGTTATAAAATTAAGGCTGGCAAGACATCTAAGGACCCCTGAATACAATGAATTGTTTGCAGGAGACCCCAATTGGATTACTGAAGTAATAGGGGGAATGGGTATAAATGGTAAGACATTGGTAACTAAGACATCTTTTAGATTTTTAAATACCCTAAACAATCTAGGTCCTGCACCTGAACCCAATATGACCATATTGTGGTCAGAGAAACTACCAGAAAGCTTTAAGAAATATTGTGCTAAGATGTCAATAATAAGTGATTCTATACAATATGAAAATGATGATATTATGAGACCTGTATATGGTGATGATTATGGTATAGCATGTTGTGTATCAGCTATGGGAATAGGTAAAGAAATGCAGTTTTTTGGGGCCAGATGTAATTTAGCTAAGTCGTTGCTATATGCTATAAATGGTGGAATAGATGAAAAGACTAATGTAGAAATAATAGAGGGTATAGATAAAATAGATGATGATATATTAGACTATGAAAAGGTAAAAAATAATTATTTTAAGGTGTTAGAGTATGTGGCAGAATTGTATGTAAACACCATGAATATAATCCATTATATGCATGATAAATATGCATATGAAGCGGGACAGATGGCATTACATGACACCGATGTAAAAAGGATAATGGCATTTGGAGTTGCAGGACTTTCTGTAGTAGCTGATTCACTAAGTGCTATAAAATATGGAGAAGTTAGACCCCATAAAAAAGACGACATAGCTGTGGGATTTGATATAAAAGGAGACTTTCCAAAGTATGGGAATGACGATGATCGTGTCGATGATATAGCTGTGGAGGTTTTAAAGAAATTCTCCAATGAGTTAAAAAAACATAATGCATATAGAGGTGCTAGACATACACTGTCTGTATTGACTATTACATCAAATGTAGTTTATGGAAAAAAGACAGGAGCAACACCTGATGGCAGGGATGCAGGAGAACCATTTGCTCCAGGTGCCAATCCTATGCATGGAAGGGATGAAAATGGGGCATTGGCATCTTTGAATTCTGTAGCCAAGATTCCCTATAGAGATGTATGCGAAGATGGAGTTTCCAATACATTTTCCATAGTTCCAGAGGCACTGGGTAATGATGATATGGCTAAAGTGAATAATCTAGTAGCTATATTAGATGGATATTTTGTCCAGGGTGCCCATCATTTAAATGTAAATGTATTAAATAAGGAAATTCTCGTGGATGCCATGGAGAATCCTGAAAAATATCCTACATTGACCATAAGGGTATCGGGATATGCAGTTAATTTCAATAGACTAACTAGAGAACAACAGCTAGAGGTAATAAAGAGAACATTCCATAAGGCGGTGTAA
- a CDS encoding M56 family metallopeptidase, whose amino-acid sequence MYIKLFYTIIEISIKASILVGVILLIKSILGEKIGAKNQFFLWFLLIIKLILPNINLRFLNVFSRLNPYHDVLNSNTVLTKGDIISWFNTTFNEHSFNVSTDLVKSNINIFSFEYIMPTIWILGILTLMIYMIVSNIKFNYVISHNKIEVGNKINDILKESKKRLNIDADIDVYKSPFIYSPCLYGLLKPSILLPENIEEKIDVSELKYVISHELAHFKRKDIFTYMLIYILKVVYWFNPVIWYGLFRMKNDCEVACDALALSSLEGDEKESYGLSLIHLLERNRPKLNNIITTEFINTKKYLKRRIIMIKKFKKSSYKMSFVTILLFVLVAGVFFANGNIDAAADKFEENNNATEENIDKQDMIWPTPKYTKISSTFGKKIHPVLKKESMHTGIDIPGKKGGSIVAAADGKVILADLNGGYGKTVIIDHGDGLVSLYGHCSELLVEEDQEITAGTEIAKIGMSGMSTGPHLHFEVRKDEEAVHPLGYIIMEEDK is encoded by the coding sequence ATGTATATAAAACTATTTTATACAATTATTGAAATATCAATAAAAGCCAGTATCTTAGTTGGGGTCATTTTATTAATAAAAAGTATACTGGGCGAAAAAATAGGTGCTAAAAATCAGTTTTTTCTATGGTTCTTACTTATTATAAAATTGATTTTACCTAATATTAATTTAAGATTTCTAAATGTTTTTTCTAGACTTAATCCTTACCATGATGTATTAAATTCCAACACTGTACTGACAAAAGGTGATATAATCAGTTGGTTTAATACTACATTTAATGAACATAGTTTTAATGTATCTACAGATTTAGTAAAGTCTAATATTAATATTTTTTCTTTTGAATACATAATGCCTACTATATGGATTCTAGGTATATTGACATTGATGATATATATGATAGTATCCAATATTAAATTCAATTATGTAATTAGCCACAATAAAATAGAAGTGGGAAATAAAATTAACGACATATTAAAAGAAAGTAAAAAAAGACTTAATATAGATGCAGATATAGATGTTTATAAATCACCATTTATCTATTCTCCATGTCTATATGGTCTCCTTAAACCATCTATCCTATTGCCAGAAAATATAGAAGAAAAAATTGATGTCAGTGAATTAAAATATGTCATATCCCATGAATTGGCACATTTCAAAAGAAAAGATATCTTCACTTATATGCTAATATACATATTGAAAGTAGTATATTGGTTTAATCCAGTCATTTGGTATGGTCTCTTTAGAATGAAAAATGATTGTGAAGTTGCCTGTGATGCATTGGCACTTTCATCCCTCGAAGGAGACGAAAAGGAAAGCTATGGATTGAGTCTTATCCATCTATTGGAGAGAAATAGACCTAAGTTAAATAATATCATTACTACAGAGTTCATTAACACAAAAAAATACTTAAAAAGGAGAATTATCATGATAAAAAAATTTAAAAAAAGTTCGTATAAGATGTCATTTGTAACCATATTGTTATTTGTATTAGTAGCAGGTGTGTTTTTTGCCAATGGCAATATCGATGCAGCTGCCGACAAGTTTGAGGAAAACAACAATGCCACTGAAGAAAATATAGACAAACAAGATATGATTTGGCCAACTCCTAAGTACACTAAGATTTCTTCAACCTTTGGTAAAAAGATACATCCTGTTCTAAAGAAAGAATCGATGCATACAGGTATCGATATCCCTGGAAAAAAAGGTGGCTCTATTGTTGCAGCAGCCGATGGTAAAGTAATATTAGCTGATTTAAATGGTGGCTATGGAAAAACAGTAATCATTGATCATGGAGATGGTTTAGTTTCTTTATATGGTCATTGTTCCGAGCTTCTTGTAGAGGAAGACCAAGAAATAACTGCTGGTACAGAGATTGCCAAGATTGGAATGAGCGGTATGAGTACTGGACCACATCTGCATTTTGAAGTCAGAAAAGATGAAGAAGCAGTTCATCCATTAGGTTATATCATAATGGAAGAAGATAAATAA
- a CDS encoding cation:proton antiporter: protein MNALYYVSIVLISGIIMARIISKLNLPYVTGYLLGGIIIGPSFLNLVPKDISIQLLIISEMALGFIAYSIGSEFNIEYMKKLGKSVFLITLLESLGAVLIVFITMFVIFNQPLPFSLIISSIAATTAPAATIMVIRQYKAKGSLVNTLLPVVAMDDAIGIMIFGIIISIAKQVSSNVNGFSLTTGLLTPIWEIGAALILGIIIGFILVLVSRKAKGKNELLSIVIATICLSIGIANFLNISTLLLCMAVGAVISNISPNNMKVISITDSFTPPVYIMFFTLAGVELDIRLIKYVGLLGIGYIIARVTGKVLGSYLGCKLSNMPKKVQKYLGFTLIPQAGVAIGLSMTAQLDFPQIGSNVRTIILGATIVYELIGPAVTKYALIKSGDINMENPKVQTAE from the coding sequence ATGAATGCTTTATATTATGTATCAATTGTATTAATATCTGGTATCATAATGGCTAGAATCATATCTAAACTAAATTTGCCCTATGTTACTGGATATCTGTTGGGAGGAATTATTATAGGTCCTTCTTTTTTAAATTTAGTCCCAAAAGACATTTCTATTCAGCTATTAATAATCTCGGAAATGGCATTGGGATTTATTGCATATAGCATAGGGAGTGAATTCAACATAGAATATATGAAAAAGCTTGGTAAGTCCGTGTTTTTAATAACCTTATTGGAATCTTTAGGTGCTGTTTTGATAGTCTTTATTACTATGTTTGTAATATTTAATCAACCATTGCCCTTTAGTCTAATTATATCATCTATTGCTGCAACTACAGCTCCAGCAGCAACTATAATGGTAATAAGACAATATAAAGCAAAGGGGAGCCTTGTTAATACATTATTACCTGTGGTAGCCATGGACGATGCCATAGGCATTATGATTTTTGGCATAATAATATCTATAGCAAAACAAGTATCCAGCAATGTCAACGGTTTTTCATTAACAACTGGACTATTAACTCCAATTTGGGAAATTGGAGCTGCTTTAATATTAGGTATAATAATAGGATTTATATTAGTATTAGTTTCACGAAAGGCAAAGGGGAAAAATGAGCTATTAAGTATTGTAATTGCCACTATTTGTTTATCTATAGGCATTGCAAACTTCTTAAATATATCCACCCTTCTTTTATGTATGGCAGTTGGTGCTGTAATAAGTAATATTTCACCTAATAATATGAAAGTTATAAGCATTACCGACTCATTTACTCCACCTGTCTACATTATGTTTTTTACATTAGCAGGTGTAGAGCTAGATATAAGACTGATTAAATATGTGGGACTATTAGGTATAGGATATATAATCGCTCGAGTAACAGGCAAAGTCCTCGGTTCATATTTAGGCTGTAAACTATCAAACATGCCTAAAAAAGTACAAAAATATTTGGGATTCACTTTAATCCCTCAAGCTGGTGTTGCTATAGGATTGTCTATGACGGCACAATTAGATTTTCCTCAAATAGGGTCTAATGTTAGAACTATTATCCTTGGAGCAACCATTGTATATGAACTAATTGGACCTGCTGTTACTAAATATGCACTCATAAAGTCTGGAGATATAAATATGGAAAATCCAAAAGTCCAAACTGCTGAGTAA
- the pflA gene encoding pyruvate formate-lyase-activating protein: MIGRIHSIESMGLNDGPGVRSVIFFQGCRLRCAYCHNPDTWSINEGNEVTPEELINKIVRFKSYFNTSGGGVTCSGGEPLLQPDFLIEFFKLCKSNNIHTALDTAGFGMGRYDEILEYTDLVLLDIKHVDNEGYKDICGGAFKEVKDFINALNKSNTDIWIRHVVVPGITDGERHIDRLNKVISKVDNVKKVELLPYHTLGKNKYDSMNIPYRLEGVKPMCKEKIKILNKRLKVV; the protein is encoded by the coding sequence ATGATAGGTAGAATACATTCTATAGAATCCATGGGATTAAATGATGGTCCAGGAGTAAGGTCAGTAATATTTTTTCAAGGATGTAGATTGAGATGTGCATATTGTCACAATCCTGATACATGGAGTATAAATGAAGGGAATGAAGTAACACCTGAAGAGTTGATAAATAAAATAGTACGATTTAAATCATATTTCAATACATCTGGGGGAGGAGTTACTTGTTCTGGTGGAGAACCATTACTTCAACCTGATTTTCTCATAGAGTTTTTTAAACTATGTAAGTCAAATAATATCCATACTGCTTTGGATACAGCAGGATTTGGTATGGGAAGATACGACGAGATATTGGAATATACTGACTTAGTATTGCTTGATATAAAACATGTAGACAATGAGGGCTATAAAGATATCTGTGGTGGAGCCTTTAAAGAGGTAAAGGATTTTATAAATGCCCTAAACAAATCTAATACCGATATATGGATTAGACATGTGGTGGTCCCAGGTATTACTGATGGAGAAAGACATATAGATAGATTGAACAAAGTAATATCTAAAGTAGATAATGTAAAAAAAGTGGAGCTCTTGCCTTATCATACTTTAGGGAAAAACAAATACGATTCTATGAATATACCATATAGATTAGAAGGCGTAAAACCTATGTGTAAAGAGAAAATAAAGATTCTTAATAAGAGACTAAAAGTTGTATAA
- a CDS encoding ABC-F family ATP-binding cassette domain-containing protein — MNFLTGENISKSYGERQLFKDINLGINDGDKIGLIGINGTGKSTLLKIIGGIESGDTGKIIKGNTVHIEYLAQNPDYDYEATVIDQVFNGNAPIMKVIRDYRQAIQKPDKENEMIIKLSQKMDELKGWDIESEAKAVLTRLGISDFDVKIKELSGGQRKKIALASALIKPSQILILDEPTNHLDDDIISWLEEYLKTKKGALLMVTHDRYFLDRVANRIVELDNGILYEYKGNYSDFVEKKLERQKIEASVERKRQRLFKKELEWMRKGAKARTTKQKARIDRFEKINEESSNISQENIEISVAGSRLGKKVIELKDICKSFGNKKIIDNFSYILLRNDRVGIVGPNGSGKSTLINIIANKVSADSGIVEIGETVRLGLYSQETYHMDDNLRVIEYIREVAEYITTSDGEKISASQMLENFLFFGEDQWIFIRKLSGGEKRRLYLLRVLMGSPNVLLLDEPTNDLDIETLKVLEDYIDNFRGAVIAVSHDRYFLDRIADKIFSFEGNGNIVQYTGNYTDYRDHMKGIEDNRKSTSISKPKVNKKKSEKKEKKIYKLSYKEQQEYDQIDKIIADIEEKIECLEVKIEEAATDYILLQELLDEKEGLEVTLNEKMERWVYLNELVEEIEKNKAEKNKYDI, encoded by the coding sequence ATGAATTTTTTAACTGGAGAAAATATTTCAAAGAGTTATGGAGAGAGACAATTATTTAAGGATATAAATTTGGGAATAAACGATGGAGATAAGATAGGGCTAATAGGTATAAATGGAACGGGAAAGAGTACCCTGCTAAAGATAATTGGAGGGATTGAATCTGGAGATACTGGTAAAATAATCAAAGGAAATACAGTGCATATTGAATATCTAGCTCAAAATCCAGACTATGATTATGAGGCCACTGTAATAGACCAGGTATTTAATGGAAATGCACCTATTATGAAGGTAATAAGAGATTATAGACAGGCAATTCAAAAGCCTGACAAAGAGAATGAAATGATAATAAAATTGTCGCAAAAGATGGATGAATTAAAGGGATGGGACATAGAAAGCGAGGCTAAAGCGGTACTTACCAGATTAGGAATATCAGATTTCGATGTAAAGATTAAGGAACTTTCAGGGGGACAGAGAAAGAAAATAGCATTGGCATCTGCCCTTATAAAGCCTTCTCAAATCCTTATATTAGATGAGCCCACTAACCATCTTGATGATGATATCATCAGTTGGTTAGAAGAATATTTGAAGACTAAAAAGGGAGCACTACTTATGGTTACCCATGATAGATATTTTTTAGACAGGGTTGCAAATAGGATAGTAGAATTGGATAATGGGATTCTTTATGAATATAAGGGAAATTACAGTGATTTTGTTGAAAAAAAGTTGGAAAGACAAAAGATAGAGGCATCTGTTGAAAGAAAGAGACAGAGATTATTCAAAAAAGAGTTGGAATGGATGAGAAAAGGTGCCAAAGCAAGGACTACTAAACAAAAAGCGAGAATAGATAGGTTTGAAAAGATTAATGAGGAATCCTCAAATATTTCCCAGGAAAACATTGAAATATCAGTAGCTGGAAGCCGACTTGGAAAAAAAGTAATTGAACTTAAAGATATATGTAAATCCTTTGGCAATAAAAAAATTATAGATAATTTTAGCTATATTTTGCTTAGAAACGACAGAGTAGGAATAGTAGGCCCCAATGGTAGTGGAAAGTCTACCCTTATAAATATAATAGCAAATAAAGTGTCTGCTGATAGTGGAATAGTGGAGATTGGAGAAACAGTAAGGTTAGGCCTTTACTCTCAAGAAACATACCATATGGATGATAACCTAAGGGTTATAGAATATATAAGGGAAGTGGCGGAGTATATAACTACATCTGATGGAGAAAAAATAAGTGCATCTCAAATGTTAGAGAATTTTCTATTTTTTGGAGAAGATCAATGGATATTTATAAGAAAACTTTCTGGTGGTGAAAAAAGAAGATTATATTTACTTAGGGTGCTGATGGGTTCTCCCAATGTACTTTTGTTGGACGAACCTACAAATGATCTTGATATTGAGACATTGAAGGTATTGGAAGATTATATTGACAATTTTAGAGGTGCTGTAATTGCTGTTTCCCATGATAGATATTTTTTAGATAGAATAGCAGATAAAATATTTTCATTTGAAGGTAATGGTAATATAGTCCAATACACTGGAAACTATACAGACTATAGAGACCATATGAAAGGGATAGAAGATAATAGAAAATCAACATCTATATCTAAACCAAAGGTCAATAAAAAAAAGTCAGAGAAGAAAGAAAAAAAGATATATAAATTGTCATATAAGGAACAGCAAGAATATGATCAAATAGATAAAATCATTGCTGATATTGAAGAAAAGATAGAGTGTTTAGAAGTAAAAATAGAAGAGGCAGCTACAGACTATATACTTTTGCAAGAACTCTTAGATGAAAAGGAAGGGTTAGAAGTAACACTGAATGAAAAAATGGAGAGATGGGTATATCTCAATGAATTAGTTGAAGAGATTGAAAAAAACAAGGCAGAAAAAAATAAATATGATATTTGA
- a CDS encoding exodeoxyribonuclease III: MKLVSWNVNGLRACVRKGFLEYFNEVDADIFCVQETKLQEGQIELELDGYHQYWNYAVKKGYSGTAVFTKKKPLSVTYGVGVEEHEQEGRVITLEFEEFYLVNVYTPNSQRGLARLDYRMDWEDVFRAYLKELDSKKPVILCGDLNVAHKEIDLKNPKNNKKNAGFSDEEREKMTKLLSSGFIDTFRYFYPEKEEVYTWWSYMRKARERNSGWRIDYFIVSESLKDKLIDAEIHSEVMGSDHCPVVLKVNS; encoded by the coding sequence ATGAAGTTAGTTTCATGGAATGTAAATGGTCTTAGAGCCTGTGTTAGAAAGGGATTTTTGGAATACTTTAATGAAGTGGATGCGGATATATTTTGTGTTCAAGAGACGAAATTACAAGAAGGGCAGATAGAATTGGAACTGGATGGATATCATCAGTATTGGAACTATGCAGTTAAAAAAGGATACTCTGGAACTGCTGTATTTACAAAGAAAAAACCTTTATCTGTTACATATGGAGTGGGAGTGGAAGAACATGAGCAGGAAGGTAGAGTAATAACTTTAGAATTTGAAGAATTTTACTTAGTAAATGTATATACTCCCAATAGTCAGAGAGGATTGGCGAGACTGGATTATAGGATGGATTGGGAAGATGTATTTAGGGCATATTTAAAGGAATTAGATAGTAAGAAACCAGTAATATTATGTGGAGATTTAAATGTGGCACATAAAGAAATAGATTTAAAAAATCCTAAAAATAATAAAAAGAATGCAGGGTTTAGTGATGAAGAAAGGGAGAAGATGACAAAACTTTTATCATCAGGATTTATAGATACCTTTAGATATTTTTATCCTGAAAAAGAAGAAGTATATACATGGTGGTCATATATGAGAAAGGCCAGAGAACGGAATTCTGGATGGAGAATTGATTATTTTATAGTATCTGAAAGTTTAAAGGACAAGTTAATAGATGCAGAGATTCATTCAGAGGTTATGGGAAGCGATCATTGTCCAGTAGTATTAAAGGTTAACAGTTAG
- a CDS encoding AEC family transporter, with product MLILDNLLFSINAVMPIFIILILGYFLKEKGLIDQYTIKKMNAVLFNVALPMFLFRDISRSNFTDVFDLRLLIFAVGTTCLSFVLIWVVAEIFIKDKSSIGAFVQGSFRSNYALIGLALAYNVGGSEAVTKGALLMAFVIPCYNVLSVIVLTFRSKGNSDVGIKTALISIIKNPLIISIVLSLPFCLLQIGIPSIVNKSIDYMAGMATPLAMLAIGGTIYLDEIKNRRIRLAVVGSAIKLIVQPIIYIPIALFLGIRGNGLLVLYIMYGSPTAVSSYVMASNMNGDVELASDIFIITTLFSVITFTIGIYTFKVLGFIL from the coding sequence ATGTTGATATTAGATAATTTACTTTTTAGTATAAATGCAGTAATGCCAATATTTATAATATTGATATTAGGATATTTTTTAAAAGAAAAGGGATTAATAGATCAGTATACTATAAAGAAAATGAATGCTGTTTTATTCAATGTGGCATTACCTATGTTTTTATTTAGAGATATTTCCCGTTCAAACTTCACAGATGTTTTTGACTTAAGATTACTGATTTTTGCAGTTGGTACAACCTGTTTATCCTTTGTATTAATCTGGGTAGTAGCAGAAATATTTATAAAGGATAAATCATCAATAGGTGCCTTCGTTCAAGGCTCATTTAGGAGTAATTATGCCCTTATAGGACTGGCCTTGGCATATAATGTTGGTGGTAGTGAAGCAGTAACTAAAGGGGCATTGCTTATGGCATTTGTAATACCTTGTTATAATGTATTATCAGTTATTGTACTGACCTTTAGATCTAAGGGAAATTCTGATGTAGGTATAAAGACTGCATTAATAAGTATAATAAAGAATCCTTTGATCATTTCCATAGTATTATCATTGCCCTTTTGCTTACTACAGATTGGTATACCTTCTATAGTCAATAAATCAATAGATTATATGGCAGGTATGGCTACACCATTAGCTATGTTGGCCATTGGAGGGACAATATATTTAGATGAGATTAAAAATAGAAGAATTAGACTGGCAGTTGTGGGTTCTGCAATAAAGCTTATAGTTCAACCTATTATATATATTCCTATAGCATTATTTTTAGGGATAAGGGGCAATGGACTTTTAGTTTTATATATAATGTATGGTTCTCCCACTGCAGTTAGTAGTTATGTAATGGCTAGCAATATGAATGGGGATGTAGAATTGGCATCGGATATCTTTATAATCACTACTCTTTTTTCTGTGATTACATTTACAATAGGAATATATACATTTAAAGTTTTGGGTTTTATACTGTAA